The Lagopus muta isolate bLagMut1 chromosome 4, bLagMut1 primary, whole genome shotgun sequence genome has a window encoding:
- the GPM6A gene encoding neuronal membrane glycoprotein M6-a isoform X2 codes for MWCFECCIKCLGGIPYASLIATILLYAGVALFCGCGHEALSGTVNILQTYFEMTRAAGDVIDVFTMIDIFKYVIYGVAAAFFVYGILLMVEGFFTTGAIKDLYGDFKITTCGRCVSAWFIMLTYIFMLAWLGVTAFTSLPVYMYFNLWTICRNATLVDGTNLCLDLRQYGIVTIGEEKKVCTTSESFIKMCDSNELNMTFHLFIVALAGAGAAVIAMVHYLMVLSANWAYVKDACRMQKYEDIKSKEEQELHDIHSTRSKERLNAYT; via the exons GGTGCTTTGAGTGTTGCATCAAATGCCTGGGAGGTATTCCCTATGCATCTTTGATTGCTACCATCCTGCTGTATGCTGGTGTTGCGCTGTTCTGTGGTTGTGGACATGAAGCACTTTCAGGAACTGTCAACATTCTGCAAACCTACTTTGAGATGAcaagagctgcaggagatgTTATTGATGTCTTTACTAT GATTGACATCTTCAAGTATGTGATATATGGTGTAGCAGCTGCATTCTTTGTATATGGCATTTTGCTGATGGTGGAGGGATTCTTTACAACTGGTGCCATCAAAGATCTCTATGGAGATTTCAAAATCACCACTTGTGGCAGATGTGTCAGTGCCTGG TTTATTATGCTGACATACATCTTTATGTTGGCTTGGCTTGGAGTTACAGCCTTCACTTCTCTGCCTGTTTACATGTACTTCAATCTGTGGACCATTTGCCGAAATGCCACCTTAGTGGATGGAACTAATCTCTGCTTGGATCTTCGTCAGTATG GTATTGTAACAattggagaggaaaagaaggttTGTACCACATCAGAAAGTTTCATCAAGATGTGCGACTCAAATGAG CTAAACATGACATTCCACTTGTTCATTGTGGCACTcgctggagcaggagcagcagtcaTTGCTATG GTCCATTATCTCATGGTCTTGTCTGCCAACTGGGCCTATGTGAAAGATGCCTGCAGAATGCAAAAATATGAGGATATTAAGTCAAAGGAGGAGCAAGAGCTTCATGACATTCATTCCACTCGCTCTAAAGAGCGGCTCAACGCTTACACATAA
- the GPM6A gene encoding neuronal membrane glycoprotein M6-a isoform X1, whose translation MEENMEEGQTQKGCFECCIKCLGGIPYASLIATILLYAGVALFCGCGHEALSGTVNILQTYFEMTRAAGDVIDVFTMIDIFKYVIYGVAAAFFVYGILLMVEGFFTTGAIKDLYGDFKITTCGRCVSAWFIMLTYIFMLAWLGVTAFTSLPVYMYFNLWTICRNATLVDGTNLCLDLRQYGIVTIGEEKKVCTTSESFIKMCDSNELNMTFHLFIVALAGAGAAVIAMVHYLMVLSANWAYVKDACRMQKYEDIKSKEEQELHDIHSTRSKERLNAYT comes from the exons GGTGCTTTGAGTGTTGCATCAAATGCCTGGGAGGTATTCCCTATGCATCTTTGATTGCTACCATCCTGCTGTATGCTGGTGTTGCGCTGTTCTGTGGTTGTGGACATGAAGCACTTTCAGGAACTGTCAACATTCTGCAAACCTACTTTGAGATGAcaagagctgcaggagatgTTATTGATGTCTTTACTAT GATTGACATCTTCAAGTATGTGATATATGGTGTAGCAGCTGCATTCTTTGTATATGGCATTTTGCTGATGGTGGAGGGATTCTTTACAACTGGTGCCATCAAAGATCTCTATGGAGATTTCAAAATCACCACTTGTGGCAGATGTGTCAGTGCCTGG TTTATTATGCTGACATACATCTTTATGTTGGCTTGGCTTGGAGTTACAGCCTTCACTTCTCTGCCTGTTTACATGTACTTCAATCTGTGGACCATTTGCCGAAATGCCACCTTAGTGGATGGAACTAATCTCTGCTTGGATCTTCGTCAGTATG GTATTGTAACAattggagaggaaaagaaggttTGTACCACATCAGAAAGTTTCATCAAGATGTGCGACTCAAATGAG CTAAACATGACATTCCACTTGTTCATTGTGGCACTcgctggagcaggagcagcagtcaTTGCTATG GTCCATTATCTCATGGTCTTGTCTGCCAACTGGGCCTATGTGAAAGATGCCTGCAGAATGCAAAAATATGAGGATATTAAGTCAAAGGAGGAGCAAGAGCTTCATGACATTCATTCCACTCGCTCTAAAGAGCGGCTCAACGCTTACACATAA